A single window of Pontibacillus chungwhensis DNA harbors:
- the nfsA gene encoding oxygen-insensitive NADPH nitroreductase: MNQTIHTLLNHRSIRSFTNEVLTEDQINTIVEAAQMASTSSYMQAYTIIGVTDPEKKQELAEITGQSYVKDNGHLFIFCADLYRHGILASDLQKQDMLPNIENTEHFLVSAVDASLAAQNAAVASESMGLGMCYIGSIRNNIKRVDQLLQLPEHVIPLFGMVVGYPDKQPEQKPRLPKRAVYHVNEYNKNQTEELRSFDHTIQDYYKSRKQNSRLDSWTDQMIRRFSHPMRMDVNEFVQSKGMNKR; the protein is encoded by the coding sequence ATGAATCAAACAATCCATACGCTTCTTAACCATCGTTCAATCCGATCCTTTACAAATGAAGTGTTAACTGAAGACCAAATAAACACTATTGTAGAAGCAGCTCAGATGGCTTCAACGTCCAGCTACATGCAAGCTTACACCATCATAGGTGTGACAGATCCAGAGAAAAAGCAAGAGTTGGCGGAAATAACAGGTCAATCGTATGTAAAAGATAACGGACATTTGTTTATATTCTGCGCTGACTTGTACCGCCATGGCATACTAGCCTCCGACCTACAGAAGCAAGATATGCTACCAAACATTGAGAATACAGAACATTTTCTCGTTTCTGCGGTAGACGCTTCACTAGCTGCCCAAAATGCAGCGGTTGCATCTGAATCTATGGGGCTTGGTATGTGCTACATTGGAAGCATTCGAAATAACATTAAGCGCGTTGATCAGCTATTACAATTGCCAGAACACGTTATACCATTATTCGGCATGGTGGTTGGCTATCCTGACAAACAGCCAGAACAAAAACCTCGTCTTCCTAAACGCGCGGTTTATCATGTAAATGAATATAATAAAAACCAAACAGAAGAGCTTCGTTCTTTTGACCATACTATTCAAGACTACTATAAGAGCCGGAAGCAAAATTCACGCCTCGACTCTTGGACCGATCAGATGATTCGTCGTTTTAGCCACCCCATGCGAATGGATGTTAATGAATTTGTGCAATCCAAGGGGATGAACAAACGTTAA